The DNA window AAGAGACTTAATGAGGCTAGAAGTAGGATTAAAAAGAAGGGCACAAATTTTATGAGTCCAGAAAAGAAGAGATTAATGCAGGTGCAGGGgagattaataaatgaatatattattagagaaaaattgAAGGAAGGTGGCAACAGGATAAAGGAAACGGCAGCTGAAATAAAATCCAAAGGGGGAGTAAATGGAGCAGCCTTCTGGGGCTTTCAGAAAAAACTAGATGGCACAAAACCAAACAATGTGGTGGCATTAAAAAGCACGGAAGGGAAAATAGTAGAGAAacttaaagaaattaaaagagaatacGAACAATATTGTGAAGGTTTATTCATATTAGATGATCCTGAAGATGAAATAGGGAGGGTAACAGATACAATTAACCTCCTGCACCAGAGGTGGATGTCCATATGTGGGAGAGGAAAAGCTGAAAAAATCCAATGGTGCAGTATTCACGAAGTGGAAAAAACAGTAAAAGCTCTGAAGAATAAATATAGCCCAGACAGAcaaggaataaataacaaaataatcaaGAATATGGGTACAGAAATGACTGAAAGCCCGGCATTCTTAATTGAAGACATTGAAGAAGAGTTAAACACTCAGGATGAATGGGAAGATGTGGAAATATTACCACTGTACAAAAAAGGCAGCAAACTAGAATTGGAAAACAAGAGAGGGATACTCATTACTAGCAACATAAGCAAGTTTTGTGGAAGAGTGATGATGGAAATAACGAAGGAAAAGATAAACCAGAAAATAAGCAGGTTCGAATGTGTTGGACTAGAAGGAAGACCCACAGTTGATCACCTGCTAACCCCGAACGCAGTGTTTCACTACAACGCAATGTTAGGCGCCCCAACGTACATATGGTTCGGGGATGCATACAAATGCTTTGAAAGACCTGAAGGGTTGCATCAAGGAGATTGGGAAGATGATGATAAGGTGGAAAAATGCATTGTTCGTACGAAAGCTGAAAGAAAACGGCAAGGCAGTAATACGATGTCCTGCGGGAGGAACAGAAACAACTGAAATAACGGAAAATGTGAGGCGAGGTACAATATATGGTACGCAGCATAACGACAGATAGAGTGGATAAGATAAGTAGAAAAAGCGTAACGCTCATAAGAAACATAGAAATAGAATTCCTTTTGCCGATGTGACATAATATTCCCCACCAGCAGGATAGAAGGAATAGAAATGGCACTTGGCAACTGGCGCAGCCTAGAGCAGCttagaaatttacatttaatactaAGTCAAGTAAGTCAGCATTGCTTATAATagagaaaagagcaaagaaaacagATGTCCACATACGAACAGAAGTTAAAATGGCCCAATTAgtattgtaaaagaataaaattgctAAAAGAATGGTACACACTAAAGTAAAGCTACAGACATTTAAAATTGTAACAAACAAGGTAATTCAGTC is part of the Macrobrachium rosenbergii isolate ZJJX-2024 chromosome 41, ASM4041242v1, whole genome shotgun sequence genome and encodes:
- the LOC136827129 gene encoding uncharacterized protein, with the protein product MQSAKGEQITSIKRLNEARSRIKKKGTNFMSPEKKRLMQVQGRLINEYIIREKLKEGGNRIKETAAEIKSKGGVNGAAFWGFQKKLDGTKPNNVVALKSTEGKIVEKLKEIKREYEQYCEGLFILDDPEDEIGRVTDTINLLHQRWMSICGRGKAEKIQWCSIHEVEKTVKALKNKYSPDRQGINNKIIKNMGTEMTESPAFLIEDIEEELNTQDEWEDVEILPLYKKGSKLELENKRGILITSNISKFCGRVMMEITKEKINQKISRFECVGLEGRPTVDHLLTPNAVFHYNAMLGAPTYIWFGDAYKCFERPEGLHQGDWEDDDKVEKCIVRTKAERKRQGSNTMSCGRNRNN